CTTCGGACGGGCGTTGTCGTCGGGCTCGCCGCACGGAGCGAGTTCTTCAAACGGGCGGTGGCGGACCCCCGGATTGTGGACATCCTCGAAGCGATCCAGGGCCCGAACGTCGAGTTCCTGAGCGATAAGGTCGTCTACAAGCAGGAGGGCACGGAGTTCGGCAGCCCCTGGCATCAGGACTGGCCCTACTGGCGGGGAACCAACAAGATATCCGTGTGGATTCCCCTCGACGACGCGACGCCGGAGAACGGAACTCTGAAGGTTCTCCCGCGCTCGCACATCGAGTTCGTGACGCACGACGGGGATTCGAGCGATGGGTACGGTTTTGGACATCGGCTCCGACCCGATGCCATCGACGAGTCCCAGGCAGTGACCGCCGAGCTCGAAGCCGGTGGAGCCGTCTTCTTCCACGACCTCACGCTCCACGCGAGCC
This genomic stretch from Candidatus Poribacteria bacterium harbors:
- a CDS encoding phytanoyl-CoA dioxygenase family protein, translated to MVASSELAKAFAEEGYVIVPNLLTRAETIEIKRETRLIVDRVREDVALSGGDPVAALRTGVVVGLAARSEFFKRAVADPRIVDILEAIQGPNVEFLSDKVVYKQEGTEFGSPWHQDWPYWRGTNKISVWIPLDDATPENGTLKVLPRSHIEFVTHDGDSSDGYGFGHRLRPDAIDESQAVTAELEAGGAVFFHDLTLHASHPNQSGADRWVWIPTYRDAQAEDPAYPWAVAAAVVRGSR